The following are encoded together in the Flavobacterium haoranii genome:
- a CDS encoding nucleotidyltransferase domain-containing protein codes for MLTTQQKQQFSEILNELGKSLDISETEFNAAVASYNAVGNWLSSENSALAPYKPEILPQGSFLLGTAIKPISEKDDIDIDIVCKLTGKNPIWTQAHLKKIVGDRLKENETYKQMLDKEGRRCWTLEYRKYSQKNDQYHMDVLPAIIASGYSILLEKAFTNMHDSNVDALAIRITDNLEPNYPSETNQENWLKSNPFGYAKWFINQATISAEKMFSLNEAVKPVPKYQSNKLPLQRVVQILKRHRDIMFDGDDEKPISIIITTLAARAYKKQTDILEALLDVIENMHDFILDKQDEKTGEWYKFIENPVNKVENFADKWRENPRKQKKFYDWLTAVKKDIQETTQLTGSHNIMTRLSESFGEKEVKKAFNNIGDRARLLTENGNNRFDTKLGVMTGAANVIKPHNFYGEEE; via the coding sequence ATGCTTACAACACAACAAAAACAACAATTCAGTGAAATCCTTAATGAGTTAGGAAAATCACTTGATATTTCTGAGACGGAATTTAATGCAGCAGTTGCTAGTTATAACGCAGTTGGAAATTGGCTTTCGAGTGAAAATTCAGCACTAGCACCATACAAACCAGAAATTCTTCCACAAGGTTCATTTTTATTAGGAACTGCTATAAAGCCTATTTCAGAAAAAGACGATATTGATATTGATATTGTATGTAAATTAACAGGTAAAAATCCTATTTGGACGCAAGCTCATTTAAAGAAAATTGTAGGAGATCGATTAAAAGAAAATGAGACTTACAAGCAGATGTTAGATAAAGAAGGAAGAAGATGTTGGACTTTAGAGTATAGAAAATATTCTCAAAAGAACGACCAGTACCATATGGATGTGCTTCCAGCTATAATTGCTAGTGGATATAGTATTCTATTGGAAAAAGCATTTACTAATATGCATGACAGCAATGTAGACGCTCTCGCAATTCGTATTACAGACAATTTAGAACCAAACTATCCTAGCGAAACAAATCAAGAAAATTGGTTAAAAAGCAATCCGTTTGGATATGCAAAATGGTTTATAAATCAAGCTACCATTTCAGCTGAGAAAATGTTTTCGTTAAACGAAGCGGTTAAACCAGTACCAAAATATCAATCAAATAAACTTCCGTTACAACGTGTAGTGCAAATTCTTAAGCGACATAGAGACATAATGTTTGATGGTGATGACGAAAAACCGATTTCAATTATCATTACAACTTTGGCTGCAAGAGCATACAAAAAACAAACTGATATTTTAGAAGCTTTATTAGATGTGATTGAAAATATGCATGATTTTATCTTAGACAAACAAGATGAAAAAACTGGCGAGTGGTATAAATTTATTGAGAATCCAGTTAATAAAGTTGAAAATTTTGCCGATAAGTGGAGAGAAAATCCACGTAAGCAAAAGAAATTTTATGATTGGTTAACAGCAGTTAAAAAAGATATTCAAGAAACAACACAGCTAACAGGAAGTCACAATATAATGACCAGATTATCTGAATCATTTGGTGAAAAAGAGGTTAAAAAAGCATTCAATAATATTGGAGATAGAGCAAGATTATTAACAGAAAATGGAAATAATCGTTTTGATACAAAATTAGGAGTTATGACTGGTGCAGCTAATGTAATTAAACCACATAATTTTTATGGTGAAGAAGAATAA
- a CDS encoding CHAP domain-containing protein has translation MVVFNISLIIKPTYSSNKKDKQFVMKTIYILIALVIHVITFAQDDNPIFGAVQVTYSSHNNKEDSYYSYENERYLLWEESNGNIDFANVILVQNSHSMGSVTNIKVDKANQFHTIYYFDWKYSNSYDAIKGVANVKFEIHKRKGVEEYDQAVVAITDSKGLNTLYKGNLVYYKNEFIFHYNFKKAMDNQNKKMKINRILRAAVIAVMCLAVVLMLKCITKKYILNQPKVGEKIDSFNNIPVYYNGSTATNLGRNRSAEGYNYGLKYQCVEFVKRYYYDHLNHKMSNTFCHAKDFYNPNLKDNERNSDRNLLQFSNPSNTKPKINDILIFDANSFNAYGHVAIVSKVTDDEIEIIQQNPGRFGNSRETIDLIKVNNKWKLDNASILGWLRKN, from the coding sequence ATGGTAGTATTCAATATTTCGTTGATAATAAAACCAACCTACTCATCAAATAAAAAAGACAAACAATTTGTAATGAAAACTATTTACATTTTAATAGCACTAGTAATTCATGTAATAACTTTTGCACAGGACGACAATCCTATTTTCGGAGCGGTTCAAGTAACCTACAGCAGTCATAACAACAAAGAAGATAGTTATTATTCTTATGAGAATGAGAGGTATTTACTTTGGGAAGAGTCCAATGGGAATATTGATTTTGCTAATGTAATTTTAGTTCAAAACTCACACAGTATGGGCAGCGTAACAAATATTAAAGTAGATAAGGCAAACCAATTCCATACGATTTATTATTTCGATTGGAAGTATTCCAATAGTTATGATGCAATAAAAGGAGTGGCTAATGTTAAATTTGAAATACATAAAAGAAAAGGAGTGGAAGAATATGACCAAGCTGTTGTTGCTATTACCGACTCAAAGGGATTAAACACTTTGTACAAAGGAAATTTAGTGTATTACAAAAACGAATTCATATTCCATTACAATTTTAAAAAAGCAATGGATAATCAAAATAAGAAGATGAAAATAAATAGAATTTTAAGAGCTGCAGTCATTGCAGTGATGTGTTTAGCTGTAGTTTTAATGTTAAAATGCATTACAAAAAAATACATTTTAAACCAGCCTAAAGTTGGAGAAAAAATAGACAGTTTCAATAACATTCCAGTCTATTACAATGGCAGTACAGCTACGAATTTAGGAAGAAATCGAAGCGCAGAAGGCTACAATTACGGACTTAAATACCAATGCGTAGAGTTTGTAAAACGCTACTATTACGACCACTTAAACCACAAAATGTCAAATACGTTCTGTCACGCAAAAGATTTTTATAATCCAAATCTGAAAGATAACGAACGCAATTCCGATAGAAATTTGCTTCAGTTTTCCAATCCAAGTAACACGAAACCAAAAATTAATGATATTCTGATTTTTGATGCCAATAGCTTTAACGCTTATGGTCACGTTGCCATTGTTTCCAAAGTAACAGATGATGAAATCGAAATTATCCAACAGAATCCAGGACGTTTTGGAAATTCAAGGGAAACAATTGATTTGATAAAAGTAAATAACAAATGGAAATTAGACAACGCATCTATTTTAGGGTGGTTACGTAAAAATTAA
- a CDS encoding SAVED domain-containing protein, producing MSKTSIPAPIKNQLLVKSGGRCQYRGCNISLYDDIITKRTFNKSYIAHIVADEPGGPRGDAIRSHQLSKSLSNLMLLCDQCHRRIDKIDVAGHPETLLLEMKKEHEERIERNTAIAPNMVSHILTYKANVGQFTPEMSYQTVSQFLMPSYYPAIADTIDLSLSNSIQRDRDTTFWSTEVENLQAQFNKKLSQNFAKGEIKHLSVFAFAPIPLLIKLGTLINDIYTANIHQKVRDPDTWNLDDDTTEVKYTEIEPEKKHNKVALNISLSATITNDRITQVLGDDCDIYTITIDKPFNDYLKSKRHLKDFSVVIRLLFNRIKTKYGASTPLHVFPSMPIATAIELGRVWMPKADMPLYLYDQNTANNGFTKVIEIINN from the coding sequence ATGAGTAAAACATCAATACCCGCTCCCATAAAAAATCAACTTCTTGTAAAATCAGGTGGTCGTTGTCAGTATAGAGGTTGCAATATCTCTTTGTATGATGATATTATTACAAAAAGAACATTCAATAAGTCTTATATAGCTCATATCGTCGCAGATGAGCCAGGTGGTCCGAGAGGTGATGCGATTCGATCACATCAATTATCTAAATCACTATCTAACTTGATGTTGTTGTGTGATCAATGTCATAGAAGGATTGATAAGATAGATGTGGCAGGTCATCCCGAAACGTTACTTTTGGAAATGAAAAAAGAGCATGAAGAAAGAATAGAACGTAATACCGCAATTGCTCCAAATATGGTAAGTCATATTCTTACATATAAAGCTAATGTAGGTCAGTTTACCCCAGAAATGAGTTACCAAACAGTAAGTCAATTCCTGATGCCGTCATATTATCCAGCTATTGCAGATACTATTGATTTAAGTTTGTCAAATAGTATACAAAGAGATAGAGATACTACATTTTGGTCAACTGAGGTTGAAAATTTACAAGCACAATTCAATAAAAAACTTTCGCAAAATTTTGCGAAAGGAGAAATAAAACATTTGTCGGTATTTGCATTTGCACCAATTCCATTACTTATTAAATTAGGAACACTTATAAATGATATTTATACGGCCAATATTCATCAAAAAGTACGTGATCCCGACACATGGAATTTAGACGATGATACTACAGAAGTAAAATATACTGAGATTGAACCTGAGAAAAAGCACAATAAAGTAGCCCTTAATATTTCGTTAAGTGCAACTATAACTAATGATAGAATTACACAAGTGTTAGGCGATGATTGTGATATTTATACAATTACAATAGACAAACCATTTAATGACTATTTAAAAAGCAAAAGACATTTAAAAGATTTTAGTGTTGTCATTAGACTGTTGTTTAATAGAATAAAAACCAAATATGGTGCTTCAACGCCACTACATGTTTTTCCATCTATGCCAATTGCTACTGCAATTGAATTAGGAAGAGTGTGGATGCCTAAAGCTGATATGCCTTTGTATTTGTACGACCAAAACACTGCAAACAATGGATTTACAAAAGTTATTGAAATAATCAATAATTAA
- a CDS encoding restriction endonuclease subunit S → MININKGQYKKTPIGLIPEEWEIKELGEVTNYIKGYAFKSNMFSDKGVRIIRISDTTSNSIKEEGAMYIDSKNAFNYKKWELKSDDLVFTTVGSRPPMYDSMVGKVIKIEKKHEGSLLNQNAVIIRTKDIANQQFVFNQFKEKRYLDFIETIVRGNANQVSITLEDLFKYPLVFPPLPEQKKIAEILSTWDNAIDNCKKIIKKLKKRNKGLAQQLLSGETRVSGFVDSWKMKQLSECLAYTPREIDKPKESFLALGIRSHGKGVFHKPNFEPSAIAMEKLYEVKENDLIVNITFAWEQAVAIVSKEDEGGLVSHRFPTYTFKVDKASPTFFRYFILEKRFKFLLELISPGGAGRNRVMSKTDFLKLELKLPSVQEQNAIANILDNATNELKQYEQKLANLQLQKKGLMQQLLTGKVRVKTDN, encoded by the coding sequence ATGATCAATATAAATAAAGGTCAATACAAGAAAACACCTATTGGATTAATTCCTGAAGAATGGGAGATTAAAGAATTAGGAGAAGTTACAAATTACATAAAAGGTTATGCCTTTAAATCAAATATGTTTTCTGATAAAGGTGTAAGAATAATTAGAATATCAGACACAACTTCAAATTCTATAAAAGAAGAAGGTGCTATGTATATAGATTCTAAAAATGCTTTTAATTATAAAAAATGGGAACTAAAAAGTGATGATTTAGTATTTACTACTGTTGGTTCTCGTCCTCCAATGTATGATTCAATGGTTGGTAAAGTTATTAAAATTGAAAAAAAACATGAAGGCTCTTTATTAAATCAAAATGCTGTAATTATAAGAACGAAGGATATTGCTAATCAGCAATTTGTTTTCAATCAATTTAAAGAAAAAAGATACTTAGATTTTATAGAAACAATTGTTAGAGGAAATGCAAATCAAGTTAGTATAACACTTGAAGATTTATTCAAATATCCTCTTGTATTCCCACCACTTCCAGAACAAAAAAAAATCGCCGAAATCCTTTCCACATGGGACAACGCCATTGATAACTGTAAAAAAATAATCAAAAAACTTAAAAAAAGAAACAAAGGCTTAGCGCAGCAGTTACTTTCTGGGGAAACTAGAGTTAGTGGGTTTGTAGACAGTTGGAAAATGAAACAATTAAGCGAGTGTTTAGCTTATACTCCAAGAGAAATCGACAAACCAAAAGAAAGTTTTTTAGCACTAGGTATTAGAAGTCACGGAAAAGGGGTATTTCATAAACCAAATTTTGAACCTTCTGCAATTGCAATGGAAAAATTATATGAAGTTAAAGAAAATGATTTAATAGTAAATATAACTTTTGCATGGGAACAAGCAGTGGCAATTGTATCTAAAGAAGACGAAGGTGGTTTGGTATCTCATCGTTTTCCAACTTATACCTTTAAAGTCGATAAAGCATCTCCTACATTTTTTAGGTATTTTATTCTTGAAAAACGATTTAAGTTTTTACTTGAATTAATCTCTCCGGGAGGAGCCGGTAGAAACAGAGTGATGAGTAAAACAGATTTCTTGAAGTTGGAATTAAAACTACCATCTGTTCAAGAACAAAATGCAATTGCAAATATTTTAGATAATGCAACAAATGAACTTAAACAATACGAACAAAAATTAGCAAACCTTCAGTTACAGAAAAAAGGATTAATGCAGCAGTTGTTAACAGGTAAAGTAAGAGTTAAAACAGACAACTAA
- a CDS encoding SIR2 family NAD-dependent protein deacylase: protein MDKNKHHIVFFTGAGISQESGISTFRDANGLWNNHKIEEVASPEGFEKNPQLVLDFYNARRRQLDEVLPNEAHHLIAQLETKYNVTVITQNIDDLHERAGSTNVLHLHGELRKSRSSKNPNLITDCNQDIKLGDLASDGNQLRPHIVWFGEEVTEIEKAIAITQSTDLFVIVGTSMVVHPVASLLLAVPFDAQTVYIDTNPDVEEGINLLVIKEKATIGVRMLVEECLPY from the coding sequence ATGGATAAAAACAAACATCATATCGTTTTCTTTACGGGAGCCGGCATCAGTCAAGAAAGTGGCATTAGTACTTTTCGTGATGCCAATGGATTATGGAACAATCACAAAATTGAAGAAGTAGCTTCTCCTGAAGGTTTTGAAAAAAATCCGCAGTTAGTATTAGATTTCTATAATGCAAGAAGAAGGCAACTCGATGAGGTTTTGCCAAATGAAGCACATCATTTGATTGCGCAATTAGAAACCAAATACAACGTAACCGTAATCACACAAAATATTGACGATTTACACGAAAGAGCAGGTTCCACAAACGTACTTCATTTGCATGGCGAATTAAGAAAGTCTAGAAGCAGTAAAAATCCCAATCTGATTACTGATTGTAATCAAGACATAAAACTAGGCGACCTAGCTTCCGATGGGAACCAACTCCGACCACATATTGTTTGGTTTGGAGAAGAAGTCACAGAAATTGAAAAAGCCATAGCCATAACACAATCAACCGACTTGTTTGTAATCGTCGGAACATCAATGGTAGTACATCCAGTCGCTTCGTTGTTACTAGCCGTTCCCTTTGATGCACAAACCGTTTACATCGATACAAACCCAGATGTAGAAGAAGGGATTAACCTATTGGTAATTAAAGAAAAAGCTACAATAGGAGTCAGAATGTTAGTAGAAGAATGTTTACCATATTAA
- a CDS encoding helicase-related protein, translating into MSKLATLLKKAFQKNESFHALIAFKGIKLAELPDELKEKCIDYSFWENDKINDEVLFSKKAKLHLINELSSANVNTRIISYEALIYGFKLAKELGIEADIKIIDFNIFEFAPNNFTCEIQNIEDTSEQAEEIDDEFYTDIVASSLVINGETFVQYRDGELLKNAKSIIPLFEEANWDYNSLETIKENDIDSNHFVFNFETREFVKIVYDTINQETKEVTIVVDNVVKTDLSAHEQLSIILDAFAKLDITVNLKRIVYDLTKSKRPELNDILQKYWGYPSFKTLKVYADPDISKETIEISQADVIESIVEEYENGNVHNKAFQDIFLTAPTGAGKSLLFQVPAIYIGEKYNALSIVVTPLKALMLDQVNQLKGKANYNKVAFINSDISIVERDEILKEVHNGQINILYLAPELLLSYDISYFLDKRRLGLYIVDEAHTVTTWGRDFRVDYWYLGYHINKVRKYAKDQNNKNLKFVVVAVTATAPYGKTHDVVFETLKSLQMPYCKKYIGYARRDDITFEINHVNIEGNLQLQKINLAVERIREFEANNKKTIVYCPYTSQVNQLTTKATETNVTVHPFHSQLDQATRDRSYEQFRENESITMVATKAFGMGIDVDNITQVYHLAPTGLLTDYIQEIGRLARRQDLQGVATVDFSNRDFQFINVLHGLNRTFDWQLREVMRRLYRFYEENAKQNQLINAEDFAHIFSSEGDQLQNALKNALMLIEKDLNLKYKRIPVIIARPKNLFATVYASIKNEQIPLIENELKSDSFRIINYQGLEQHNKSIIILELDKIWENNFRDKSFAIVKRDFFNKRLFEDIDLEPKLKISITINDSKARIQAALQDYFNKIEIAFTNQQGFFTPEQFMLNLVRLGIERQLAQTIADFILPMFSQRENLYNLTIRDVVDNANFLQSKKFENEIKYRVVDGAITSIISNIRRSVNTMFLTKREVIKYVSRDSPQKIHYSKVGQILEVLDLGTHTVSGGENPKIFVRINDPFRLRQVINSNYQNILLADVRQRHVSGIQLMEEFFSSNLTSEQRWDFIEDYFLGLKV; encoded by the coding sequence ATGTCAAAATTAGCTACTCTCTTAAAAAAAGCATTTCAAAAAAATGAAAGTTTTCATGCATTAATTGCGTTCAAAGGAATCAAATTAGCAGAGCTTCCTGATGAGTTAAAAGAAAAATGTATTGATTATTCATTTTGGGAAAACGATAAAATTAACGATGAAGTATTGTTTTCTAAAAAAGCAAAACTTCATCTCATTAATGAGCTTAGTTCAGCAAATGTAAATACAAGAATAATATCTTACGAAGCACTAATATATGGTTTCAAACTAGCAAAAGAGTTAGGTATTGAAGCAGATATAAAAATCATTGATTTTAATATTTTTGAATTTGCACCCAATAATTTTACCTGTGAAATTCAAAATATTGAAGATACTAGCGAACAAGCAGAAGAAATAGACGATGAGTTCTACACAGATATTGTAGCTTCAAGTTTAGTAATTAATGGTGAAACTTTTGTGCAATACAGAGATGGAGAGCTTTTAAAAAATGCTAAAAGCATAATTCCATTATTTGAAGAAGCTAACTGGGATTACAATTCTCTTGAAACTATCAAAGAAAATGACATAGATTCTAATCACTTTGTATTTAACTTCGAAACCAGAGAGTTTGTTAAAATAGTTTACGATACCATAAATCAAGAAACCAAAGAAGTTACAATCGTAGTTGATAACGTGGTAAAAACAGATTTAAGTGCTCACGAACAACTTTCAATTATTTTAGATGCTTTTGCTAAACTTGATATAACGGTTAATCTAAAGAGGATTGTTTACGATTTAACAAAATCCAAAAGACCTGAGCTAAATGATATTTTACAAAAATATTGGGGCTATCCTAGTTTTAAAACTTTAAAAGTCTATGCCGACCCAGATATTTCAAAAGAAACAATTGAAATTAGTCAAGCCGATGTAATAGAATCTATTGTTGAAGAATATGAAAATGGAAACGTACACAACAAAGCCTTTCAAGATATTTTTCTAACAGCTCCAACAGGTGCTGGTAAATCTTTATTATTCCAGGTGCCTGCCATTTATATAGGTGAAAAATACAATGCATTAAGTATTGTGGTAACGCCTTTAAAAGCTTTAATGCTAGATCAAGTAAATCAATTAAAAGGGAAAGCAAACTATAATAAAGTAGCTTTTATAAATTCGGATATCTCAATTGTAGAAAGAGATGAAATCTTAAAAGAAGTTCACAATGGTCAAATCAATATATTATATCTAGCACCAGAGTTACTACTTTCTTATGACATAAGTTACTTTTTAGATAAAAGAAGACTAGGATTATATATTGTAGACGAAGCCCATACAGTAACCACTTGGGGTAGAGACTTTAGAGTTGATTATTGGTATTTGGGATATCACATTAACAAGGTCAGAAAGTATGCTAAAGACCAAAACAATAAAAATCTAAAATTTGTGGTAGTAGCGGTTACGGCTACAGCGCCTTACGGTAAAACGCACGATGTGGTATTTGAAACTTTAAAAAGTTTACAAATGCCATATTGTAAAAAATATATTGGTTACGCTAGAAGAGATGATATTACATTTGAAATTAATCACGTAAATATTGAAGGGAATTTACAATTACAAAAAATAAATTTAGCGGTTGAAAGAATACGAGAATTTGAAGCTAATAATAAAAAAACAATTGTCTATTGTCCATATACTTCTCAAGTAAATCAATTAACAACTAAGGCTACAGAAACAAATGTAACAGTTCATCCTTTCCATAGTCAACTAGACCAAGCGACCAGAGATAGATCATACGAACAATTTAGAGAAAATGAATCGATAACAATGGTAGCTACAAAAGCTTTCGGAATGGGAATCGATGTAGACAATATTACACAAGTCTATCATTTAGCTCCAACAGGTTTACTAACGGATTACATTCAAGAAATTGGTCGTTTGGCAAGAAGACAAGATCTACAGGGTGTTGCTACAGTAGATTTTAGTAATCGTGATTTCCAATTCATAAACGTGTTACATGGCTTAAATAGAACTTTCGATTGGCAACTTCGTGAAGTAATGAGAAGGTTATATCGTTTTTATGAGGAAAATGCAAAGCAAAATCAATTAATTAATGCAGAAGATTTTGCACATATTTTTAGTTCAGAAGGCGATCAACTTCAAAATGCTTTAAAAAATGCTTTAATGCTAATAGAAAAAGATCTAAATCTAAAGTATAAGAGAATACCAGTAATAATTGCAAGACCTAAAAACTTATTTGCAACAGTTTATGCTAGTATTAAAAACGAGCAGATACCATTAATTGAAAATGAATTAAAATCTGATTCTTTTCGAATTATCAATTATCAAGGTTTAGAACAACACAACAAATCAATAATTATTTTAGAACTTGATAAAATTTGGGAAAACAACTTTAGAGATAAATCCTTTGCAATCGTAAAAAGAGATTTCTTCAATAAAAGATTGTTTGAAGATATTGACTTGGAACCTAAACTTAAAATTTCAATTACGATAAATGATTCTAAAGCTAGAATTCAAGCTGCATTACAAGATTATTTTAATAAAATTGAAATTGCTTTTACAAACCAACAAGGTTTCTTCACTCCTGAACAATTTATGCTAAATTTAGTGAGACTTGGAATTGAGAGACAATTAGCACAAACTATAGCCGATTTTATTTTGCCTATGTTTAGTCAAAGAGAAAATCTTTATAACCTAACAATAAGAGACGTGGTAGATAATGCTAATTTTTTACAATCTAAAAAATTTGAAAACGAAATCAAATATCGTGTTGTAGATGGTGCAATTACTTCAATTATTTCAAACATCAGAAGAAGTGTTAATACAATGTTTTTAACAAAAAGAGAAGTAATAAAATATGTTTCTAGAGATTCACCTCAAAAGATACATTATTCAAAAGTTGGACAGATTTTGGAAGTTTTAGATTTAGGAACTCATACTGTTTCAGGTGGCGAAAATCCAAAAATATTCGTTCGTATAAACGACCCTTTTAGATTAAGACAAGTAATAAATAGCAATTATCAAAATATCCTTTTAGCAGATGTTCGACAAAGACACGTTTCGGGTATTCAATTAATGGAAGAGTTTTTCTCTTCAAATCTTACATCTGAACAAAGATGGGATTTTATAGAAGATTATTTTTTAGGACTTAAAGTTTAA
- a CDS encoding restriction endonuclease subunit S, which produces MQTKVKEIAKIQFGHYSIAGKSNDVPYLQAKHFDDQGQYSYDCDTFLENKQVIPENELKEGDVLFVAKGFRFFATAYKKDWGRVVASSVFFVLEVDKSKVLPEYLATVLNLPQSQAYFQQAASSSTIPSIRKNEIADFAFNCVSLEQQKKIVALKQLHLNEINIAKKIISEKQNQIQAALIKLINQ; this is translated from the coding sequence ATGCAAACTAAAGTTAAAGAGATAGCAAAAATACAATTTGGACATTACAGTATTGCGGGTAAAAGTAACGATGTGCCATATCTTCAAGCGAAGCATTTTGATGATCAAGGGCAGTATTCTTATGACTGTGATACATTTCTTGAGAACAAACAAGTAATCCCTGAAAACGAATTAAAAGAGGGAGATGTGCTATTTGTTGCAAAAGGTTTTAGATTTTTTGCAACAGCTTACAAAAAAGACTGGGGTCGTGTGGTAGCTTCTTCTGTCTTTTTTGTTTTAGAAGTTGACAAGTCTAAAGTTTTGCCTGAATATTTAGCAACGGTTCTCAATTTACCGCAAAGTCAAGCTTATTTTCAGCAAGCAGCTTCATCCAGTACCATTCCATCAATCAGAAAAAATGAAATAGCCGATTTTGCTTTCAACTGCGTATCTTTAGAACAACAAAAAAAGATTGTAGCGTTAAAGCAATTACACTTAAATGAAATCAATATTGCTAAAAAAATAATCTCAGAAAAACAAAATCAAATTCAAGCAGCACTTATAAAATTAATAAATCAATAA
- a CDS encoding Fic family protein, translating into MNSSISLLPIKRDVENKVILKKVAKAHQALAELKGAANTIPNESILINTLSLQEAKDSSAIENIITTHDELFQSDFLAYQFKSMAAKEVYNYATALQSGFKKVRQNGLLINSYILEIQAELEENNAGYRKVPGTALKNDKTGEVVYTPPQHADEILSLMKNLEEFINNPEISDLDPLVKMAIIHHQFESIHPFYDGNGRTGRIINILYLVKEDLLKIPILYLSRYINENKADYYRLLQDVRDNDNWEDWILFMLEGVEQTSKQTIVLIEGIKRDMQQFKNKMRTELPKIYSQDLLNNLFRHPYTKIEFVMKELNVSRITATRYLDELVRIGLLEKHKIGRDNYYINNTLYTLLSNVNVRE; encoded by the coding sequence ATGAATTCATCCATTTCATTATTACCCATTAAGCGCGATGTTGAAAACAAAGTTATCCTAAAAAAAGTAGCTAAAGCCCATCAAGCATTAGCCGAGCTAAAAGGAGCTGCAAATACGATTCCTAACGAATCCATTTTAATAAATACTTTGTCGTTACAAGAAGCAAAAGACAGTTCGGCAATAGAGAATATTATTACAACTCACGACGAATTGTTTCAAAGTGATTTCTTGGCGTATCAGTTCAAATCCATGGCTGCTAAAGAAGTTTATAATTATGCAACGGCTTTGCAATCGGGTTTTAAAAAAGTAAGACAGAATGGACTTTTGATTAATTCTTATATTCTAGAAATTCAAGCAGAACTCGAAGAAAATAACGCAGGTTATAGAAAAGTTCCTGGAACAGCTCTTAAAAATGATAAAACGGGAGAAGTAGTTTATACGCCACCTCAACATGCTGACGAAATCCTAAGTTTGATGAAAAATTTAGAGGAATTCATCAACAATCCCGAAATAAGCGACCTTGATCCTTTAGTAAAAATGGCAATCATCCACCACCAGTTCGAGAGCATTCACCCGTTTTATGATGGCAATGGTCGAACAGGACGTATAATTAATATTTTGTATTTGGTTAAAGAAGACCTTTTAAAAATTCCGATTCTATATTTGAGTAGATACATCAACGAAAATAAAGCAGATTACTACCGTTTGTTACAAGATGTAAGAGATAATGACAATTGGGAAGATTGGATTCTTTTCATGTTAGAAGGGGTAGAGCAAACATCAAAACAAACAATTGTATTAATTGAAGGCATTAAAAGAGATATGCAGCAATTTAAAAATAAAATGCGTACGGAATTACCTAAAATATACAGCCAAGATTTGCTCAATAATTTGTTTCGCCATCCCTATACCAAGATTGAATTTGTTATGAAAGAGCTTAATGTATCCCGTATTACAGCAACTCGATATTTAGATGAGTTGGTACGTATAGGATTATTGGAAAAACACAAAATAGGTAGAGACAACTACTATATTAATAATACGCTGTACACTTTGCTAAGCAATGTAAACGTAAGAGAATAA